The following nucleotide sequence is from Paenibacillus andongensis.
ACACCTGAAATATAATATTCGTTTAATTTTTGTTGCAGTTCAATTCCATATTCGCTTACTAGTTTTGAATCGGAAATAGGCTGGCCTTGCATATTGGCTAATAAAACCTCTCCCTCTTCTCCAATTTGAAGAGATCGAAGGGGCTTTACTAATTCGTCCGTATTAATCAAAGCTCCAAGGTAGGTGTCCCCCGCACGCACAATGTCAATGAGGTAATTAACTTGGTTAATCTGCACATATTTCCAAACCTTAGAGGAACTCCCCGTCGAAAATCGCTTAGAATGAATATAATCAATAATATAATTTTGTATAATATCATTTTCCTTAATGTCTGAAGTGTTAATCTTTGAAATGTTAAAATAATCTTGCCTGTGATCCGTATATACAAAAAAAGAACTTATCGGATCGTACAAGTTAATATCTTTATTCAACTTGTTAAACAAAAATATTTTAGCGCTGTAATAATCTCCATCCGTTTCCTCCTGGCTAAGCGAAAGCAAATCATAACCAGAACCAGCCACCGTTCTCATATAAGAGTCGATGTCGTCTAATTGAGAATCGCTTTGGTTCGTGTACAGGTGCAACATGTTCTTATAAGAATCCGCAACCTGACCGCGAACGACATGAATAGCATAGTAGTTGTTGTATAAAAGCATCCCCACCAGCGGCATCGTCATTATAAGCACGCTGACGATTAATTTGGCTCGCAATGAGGCTCGTCTCCAGTACCCTACAGGCGTAAACATGATCGTTTCGGCTCCTTTTGTTACTTAGATTTAAATTTCAAATCTATCATACTCTTGTAAGAACTGGCAACGCCACAACCATAGTAAGTAAGTTGTGGCGCTAACGCAAATGGGATATCCAATCGGCACCTTTATCCTTTTACGGCACCAATCATAATTCCTTTGATAAAATATTTTTGGAAAAATGGGTACGCTACCAAGATCGGGAGGACCCCAATGACAGCAATAGCCATTTTCACAGCATCTGTAGGCATTTGCTGCATAGCATCACCTGCATTGTTCGTCATATTCGTGCTTATGAATTGAATATCTTGCATGATTCGGTTAAGCAGATTTTGTATACTGAACAGTTTGGGATTGGTAATATAAATCATGCCCAACTGCCAATCATTCCAGTACATAATACATTCAAAGAGACCAATTGTCGCCAATATGGGGGTCGACAGCGGTAAGACGATTGACCATAAGGTCCTGTATTCTCCGGCCCCATCTATTTGTGCGGATTCAATCAATGCACTTGGAATGGTTGTTTGAAAGAAGGTTCTCATCAACATCACGTAAAACCCATTCATCAGGAGTCCCGGCACAATCAAGGACCAAATTGTATTTTTAATATGGAAGATTTGTGTGTACACCAAGTATGAGGGAACTAGGCCACCATTGAATAACATGGTGAAGAAGACGATAAACATAATCAAATTGCGATAAGGGGTCACGCTTCTGGATAAAGGATACGCCAGAAGCGCTGTAATGGCTACCCCTAACACCGTTCCGACTACCGTAACGAAAACGGTCACACCGTAAGCACGGGTAATTTCCCCCCCTCTTTCGTACAAATATTCATACGCAGCTGTACTAAACGTATGGGGGATGAACGAATAACCGTTGGCTATTATATCATTCTGATCCGTTAGCGAAGCGGAAATGAGCAGAATGAAAGGGAGAATACAAATGACTGTGAACAAGAACATCATGATATGGCTGAACCACGTTAAGCCTCTGCTCTCTTTTTTCAAGGGTGTCTACCTCCTTAGAGTTTTTGCGTCAGCAAAAACTTGCCTCGTAAGCATAAGCTTAGAACAATGCGCTATCTTTGCTGTACAGTCGCACCATATAGTTTGCAAGCATAACAAGTATAAATCCAACTACCGATTGATACACACCAGCTGCTGTGGACAAGCCAATATCACCATTGCCCGTTAATCCTTTAAATACATACGTATCAATCGTCGCCGTTGTGTTAAATAATGCTCCGGAATTCATAGGAACCTGATAGAATAACCCGAAATCAGAGTAGAAAATTCTTCCGATACTGAGCAGCGTCAACATAATGATGACTGGTGTTAGAATTGGCAAGGTAATATGGCGGATCTGCTGCAATCGGCTTGCCCCGTCGAGTCTCGCAGCTTCATAATACTCTTCGTCAATTCCAAGCAATGCCGCAAAGAAAACAATGCTCGAGTAGCCAACACTTTTCCAGAAGTGAACCAAAGTTAGAATCCATGGCCAATACTTTTCCTCGGTGTACCAAGAAATGCCGTCTTTTAGTCCGAACCAAGGGAGTACTGTGTGATTCATGAATCCCGTATCCGCACTTAAGAGGGCATATACCAAATAGCTGACGATGACCATGGAAATCAGATGCGGCAACGTGATCACGCTTTGATAAAACTTAAGCAATACTTTGTTTTTGATCTCGTTCAACAAGATTGCACAGGCTAAGGACAAAAAGGTTCCGACAACAATAAATAATAAATTGTATAGAATCGTATTTCGGGTAATGATAAAAGCGTCCGATGTCTTAAAGAGATATTCAAAGTTTTTAAATCCAATCCAGTCGCTCTCAAGAATGCCTTTAGCAAAATTTATTTTTTTGAAGGCAATTACGATCCCTAACATCGGGAGATAGTTATTAAACAACAAGTAAAGAAGTCCAGGGGCCATCATAGTCAGAAGCGGCAAATATTTACGAAACCGATTTTCTTTTTTCTTGTACTGGATACCCGCCCGCGGTACAGTCGCTGATATGGCTTTTTCCATTAAAAGTTCCCTTCCTTTCCGTTTCATGCTCAAATGTCTTACCTTGATCATAATGGATACGTTCTTGTCTAACTAACAATCTAACGACTTCCTATTGACGTTTTAACGACTTATCCCTTCCCTGAAATAATAAAGGCTGACCGGGATTCACCCGTTCAGCCCTTCATTTGCCTTAATATGACGTCCAGCCACCATCAGCCGTAATGACAGTCCCATTTACAAACTTCGAATCCTCGGATGCAAGGAAAAGAGCAACAGTAGCAATTTCACTCGGGTCCACCGGTTCTCGCCGTTGTGTACCTGCACCTTCTTGGAACACCTGGAAAGCTGCCATGTCGATATTGCCCATCGAATTCATGATGCTAGTTAGAACACCGCCTGGTGCGATGGCATTACAGCGAATGCCGGATTTCGCGTACATGTAACCAACGTTCTTGGTGAGTCCCACTAGACCATGCTTGGAGGAAGTATAGGCAACTCCCCCTTTCCCCCCTGTTATCCCCGCGGCGGAAGCAATATTTACAATGACGCCCTCCCCCTGTTTCAACATGAACGGAAGCGCTTTGCGAATAGCGCGCATTGGACCTGTCAGATTAATGGCTATGACCCGGTCCCACAAATCATCCTCGATGGTTTCGATTAATCGGAAGCCGTCCATGATTCCTGCATTGTTCACGAGAATGTCGACGCTTCCAAATGCTTCAGAAGCCCTTTCCACCATGGCATTGATGTCTTCTTCCTTCATGATGTTCGCGACAACGCCGACGGCTGTCCCCCCTTTTTGGCTAATCGCGTCGACAACGGCTAAGATGGCGTCCTCATTCAAGTCCACTACCACAACCTTAGCGCCCTCCTCCGCATACAGTTCCGCAATCGCTTTACCAACACCTGAAGCGGCTCCTGTCACAATAGCTACTTTATTTTGCAGTTTCATACCCATCTTTCCCTATCTCCTCTCATTAGATCGCGTTTTCTCTAGCGATGTTCCCTAGATGAATGCCACTAGGCTTAATGGTTCGTTCCTGAGTGGTACGGTCCACTTCAATGAGACCAAAACGTTTGGAGAAGCCAAGCTGCCACTCAAAATTATCCATCAAGGACCAATGCATATAGCCCAAAACCTGGAATCCGTCCGCAATACAATCATGGACACCTTTCAGGGCTTGATCAATGAAAGCAATACGCCGTGTATCATCATCCGTTGCTATGCCATTCTCAGTAATCATAATCGGCATTTTCAGATGCGTGCTAACATATCGGACAACAGCCCCAAGTGCCTCCGGGTAAAATTCGTTCCCCATTTGTGTCGTCTCTGCATCTTCTGAAACAGGGAGAAGGCCATCTGGTCCATATACGGCACGCGTATAGTTCTGCAACCCGAAGAAATCATCATCTTGCAAGTACGGAACAAATTGAACAAACTCCTCTTGCCATGCATGTCTCGCGTTTTCTTCACCGCCAGGAACACTTTGGATATCGTAGAGCGACAAGGTAACTCCGACTTTGGTTTGCGGACTAACCTGCCGAATGGCTGCTCTCGCTTCCACATGCGCTTGAAAGATAACTGCCAGACCTTGCTCCGAGCGTGGTGCCAAAAACGAATGAACCTCGGTAGGAGGCACACCAAAGGCTTTACTTAGTTCCGCGAAGTATGTTTGCATTTGCGCCATTTTTTCCATATTCATGCCGACCTGTGCTCCAGGAGAGCCAGATTTAAGTTCATATCGCTTCATAATTTTCTTGATCCCTATGGAGATATTCGCTTCATTAATCGTACATACATATGGCATCAATTCGCCTAATTCACCCATGACATGTGTACAATATCGTGCAAATCGGGCAGGTGTATCCGCCGACTCCCAGCCCCCAAGACGAATTAGCCATTGTGGGGAACTGAAATGATGTAGGGTCACAATTGGAGTAATATTATTTTCTTTGCACGCAAGTAGAACTTCCCGATAATGTTCGATTTCTGAGGCTTCGTATTGCCCTTCCTCCGGCTCGATTCGAGCCCATTCAATAGAGAACCGATAGGAATTTAAGCCCATTTTGGCCATCTCAGCAATATCATCCCTAAAACGGTTATAATGATCTACCGCGCTGCCTGACGGTTCCGTGAACACGGAACCCTCCAAGTTTTCCATCAGCCAAAAATCAGAATTCGTATTATTGCCTTCTACCTGATGGGCTGCAGTCG
It contains:
- a CDS encoding ABC transporter permease; translated protein: MEKAISATVPRAGIQYKKKENRFRKYLPLLTMMAPGLLYLLFNNYLPMLGIVIAFKKINFAKGILESDWIGFKNFEYLFKTSDAFIITRNTILYNLLFIVVGTFLSLACAILLNEIKNKVLLKFYQSVITLPHLISMVIVSYLVYALLSADTGFMNHTVLPWFGLKDGISWYTEEKYWPWILTLVHFWKSVGYSSIVFFAALLGIDEEYYEAARLDGASRLQQIRHITLPILTPVIIMLTLLSIGRIFYSDFGLFYQVPMNSGALFNTTATIDTYVFKGLTGNGDIGLSTAAGVYQSVVGFILVMLANYMVRLYSKDSALF
- a CDS encoding carbohydrate ABC transporter permease; protein product: MKKESRGLTWFSHIMMFLFTVICILPFILLISASLTDQNDIIANGYSFIPHTFSTAAYEYLYERGGEITRAYGVTVFVTVVGTVLGVAITALLAYPLSRSVTPYRNLIMFIVFFTMLFNGGLVPSYLVYTQIFHIKNTIWSLIVPGLLMNGFYVMLMRTFFQTTIPSALIESAQIDGAGEYRTLWSIVLPLSTPILATIGLFECIMYWNDWQLGMIYITNPKLFSIQNLLNRIMQDIQFISTNMTNNAGDAMQQMPTDAVKMAIAVIGVLPILVAYPFFQKYFIKGIMIGAVKG
- a CDS encoding glycoside hydrolase family 1 protein, whose translation is MALQFPESFLWGASTAAHQVEGNNTNSDFWLMENLEGSVFTEPSGSAVDHYNRFRDDIAEMAKMGLNSYRFSIEWARIEPEEGQYEASEIEHYREVLLACKENNITPIVTLHHFSSPQWLIRLGGWESADTPARFARYCTHVMGELGELMPYVCTINEANISIGIKKIMKRYELKSGSPGAQVGMNMEKMAQMQTYFAELSKAFGVPPTEVHSFLAPRSEQGLAVIFQAHVEARAAIRQVSPQTKVGVTLSLYDIQSVPGGEENARHAWQEEFVQFVPYLQDDDFFGLQNYTRAVYGPDGLLPVSEDAETTQMGNEFYPEALGAVVRYVSTHLKMPIMITENGIATDDDTRRIAFIDQALKGVHDCIADGFQVLGYMHWSLMDNFEWQLGFSKRFGLIEVDRTTQERTIKPSGIHLGNIARENAI
- a CDS encoding glucose 1-dehydrogenase; the protein is MKLQNKVAIVTGAASGVGKAIAELYAEEGAKVVVVDLNEDAILAVVDAISQKGGTAVGVVANIMKEEDINAMVERASEAFGSVDILVNNAGIMDGFRLIETIEDDLWDRVIAINLTGPMRAIRKALPFMLKQGEGVIVNIASAAGITGGKGGVAYTSSKHGLVGLTKNVGYMYAKSGIRCNAIAPGGVLTSIMNSMGNIDMAAFQVFQEGAGTQRREPVDPSEIATVALFLASEDSKFVNGTVITADGGWTSY